The Mangifera indica cultivar Alphonso chromosome 8, CATAS_Mindica_2.1, whole genome shotgun sequence genome has a window encoding:
- the LOC123223388 gene encoding LOW QUALITY PROTEIN: glycerol-3-phosphate acyltransferase 1 (The sequence of the model RefSeq protein was modified relative to this genomic sequence to represent the inferred CDS: substituted 2 bases at 2 genomic stop codons), translated as MMFLISVILKLADWLLYRLLANSCYRAARKMRSYGFLLRNLSSKSSQQQPHPLFPSVTKCDLENRGFDTLVCDMNGVLLRSQSFFPYFMLVAFEGGSIFRAFLLLLSSIFLWVLDYELQLRVMIFISFCGLKVKCIENVSRAVLPKFYLENLNVQAFXVLASAGTRVVFTSIPSVMVEGFLKEYLRVDGVFGTELHSVGDYFTGLVFGSGLLVKHRALKEYFGDKKPEIGLGSSTSHDHLCISLCKEAYVVNKEENKNNASSIIPKNKYPKPLIFHDGRLAFLPTPFATLFMFLWLPLGIFLAIFRIFLGIVFPYKLAILLGTVSGVRITVRVFNPSSNAVHGNGVLYVCTYRTLSDPVFLSTTLGKPLTAVTYSLSRMSEIRAPIRTARLTRDRKKDGETMQKLLSKGDLVVCPEGTTCREPYLLRFSSLFAELADDIVPVAMNSNVSMFYGTTASGLXRLDPIFFFMNPRPSYYVHILGKVAKEMTCSGGKSSCEVGNYIQRELADALGFECTTLTRRDKYLLLAGNEGFVHDKRKGL; from the exons ATGATGTTCCTAATCTCAGTAATTCTAAAGCTAGCGGACTGGCTTTTGTACCGGCTTCTGGCCAACTCATGTTACAGGGCTGCAAGGAAGATGAGAAGCTATGGGTTCCTTTTGAGGAACCTTTCTTCAAAGTCATCACAGCAGCAACCTCATCCTTTGTTTCCTAGTGTGACCAAGTGTGATTTAGAAAATAGGGGTTTTGATACATTGGTTTGTGACATGAATGGAGTCTTGTTACGGTCCCaatctttttttccttatttcatGCTAGTTGCTTTTGAAGGTGGTAGCATCTTCAGAGCATTTTTGCTGCTTTTGTCAAGTATTTTCCTGTGGGTTTTGGACTATGAACTCCAATTAAGAGTTAtgattttcatttccttttgtGGGCTTAAAGTAAAATGTATTGAAAATGTGAGTAGGGCTGTTCTGCCTAAGTTTTACCTTGAGAATCTCAATGTTCAAGCTTTTTAGGTTTTGGCTTCAGCCGGGACTAGGGTTGTCTTTACAAGTATACCTAGTGTTATGGTAGAGGGATTTCTTAAGGAATATTTAAGAGTTGATGGTGTTTTTGGGACTGAGTTGCACTCTGTTGGGGACTACTTCACCGGTTTGGTTTTTGGTTCTGGTTTGCTTGTAAAGCATAGAGCTCTCAAAGAATATTTTGGAGACAAAAAACCTGAAATCGGCCTTGGAAGTTCAACTTCCCATGACCACCTTTGCATCTCCCTTTGCAAg GAAGCTTATGTCGTGAACAAGGAAGAAAACAAGAACAACGCATCTTCAATAATACCGAAGAACAAGTACCCAAAGCCTCTGATATTCCACGATGGAAGACTAGCATTCTTGCCCACTCCATTTGCAACTCTTTTCATGTTCTTATGGCTTCCACTTGGAATATTTCTAGCCATTTTTAGAATCTTTCTGGGTATTGTCTTTCCTTATAAATTAGCCATCTTGTTGGGCACTGTGAGCGGTGTGAGAATCACAGTCAGAGTGTTCAACCCTTCATCAAATGCGGTTCATGGAAATGGAGTCCTCTATGTATGCACCTATAGGACACTTTCGGATCCAGTTTTCCTCAGCACAACTTTAGGCAAGCCTTTAACTGCAGTTACATATAGTCTAAGCAGAATGTCTGAAATTAGAGCCCCAATTAGAACGGCGAGGTTGACAAGAGACAGAAAAAAAGACGGGGAAACAATGCAGAAATTGCTAAGTAAGGGTGATTTGGTGGTGTGCCCTGAAGGAACCACATGTAGAGAGCCTTATTTGTTAAGGTTCAGCTCATTGTTTGCAGAGTTAGCTGATGATATTGTCCCTGTAGCGATGAACTCAAATGTAAGCATGTTCTATGGTACAACTGCTAGTGGACTGTAACGCCTGGATCCAATCTTCTTCTTTATGAACCCTAGACCAAGCTATTACGTTCATATTCTCGGGAAGGTGGCCAAGGAGATGACTTGTTCGGGAGGAAAATCTAGTTGCGAAGTGggaaattatattcaaagagaACTGGCTGATGCTTTGGGGTTTGAGTGCACTACGCTTACAAGGAGGGATAAGTACTTGTTGCTGGCTGGGAATGAAGGGTTTGTCCATGATAAGAGAAAGGGATTATAG
- the LOC123223389 gene encoding protein MEI2-like 2 — MKQHLQDSVLGNFEGSFNIPSLSIPRKAGSSMWGIPNGRDEFLASDDASLFSSSLPVLRHEKLNFADSEDHGRPVDDSSSNLRKIDLENGMKDPLEGVEPNGLGTLLPDDEDELLAGVMDDFDLRGLPSQLEDLEDYDLFGSGGGMELDFEPQESLRFDISKLNISDGAAGNGIPHYLLANGVGAMAGEHPYGEHPSRTLFVRNINSNVEDSELRSLFEQYGDIRTLYTACKHRGFVMISYYDIRAARTAMRALQNKPLRRRKLDIHFSIPKDNPSEKDINQGTLVVFNLDASVSNDDLRQIFGAYGEVKEIRETPHKRHHKFIEFYDVRAAEAALRALNRSDIAGKRIKLEPSRPGGARRNLMQQLSQELEQDEAQGFRHQVGSPVTNSPPGNWVQFGSPVEHNPMHGFSKSPGLGTMNPINGNHLLGLASIIPPHLSNSGKIAPIGKDQGRANHTNQIFSNTVPVQGAPFQHSQSFPEQKLSASPGPISPFVESNSNSSGVGTLSGPQFLWGSPAPYSERTSSSAWPTSPVGLPFSSGGRGQGFPYSRHGSFIGSHHHHHVGSAPSGVSLDRHFGFFPESPDTSFVNPITFAGMGVSCSHGGYVMNFGSHVGGLPGNVTENGSPTVRVMSLPRHGPLLLGNSCYPGPAPSNEGLTERGRSRRVDGSVSQIDSKQYQLDLDKIISGEDTRTTLMIKNIPNKYTSKMLLAAIDENHGGTYDFLYLPIDFKNKCNVGYAFINMVSPSHIISFYEAFNGKKWEKFNSEKVASLAYARIQGKAALVTHFQNSSLMNEDKRCRPILFHSEGQETVDQEPFLSGNLNIFIRQPDGSYAGDSLESLKGNLDEKPEKI, encoded by the exons ATGAAACAGCATTTGCAGGATTCGGTGTTGGGTAATTTTGAAG gaTCATTTAACATACCATCATTGAGTATTCCTAGAAAGGCAGGAAGTAGTATGTGGGGGATCCCAAATGGAAGAGATGAATTTCTTGCATCAGATGATGCAAGCTTGTTTTCTAGCTCACTGCCTGTCCTTCGTCATGAGAAAT TGAACTTTGCTGATTCTGAGGATCATGGTCGACCTGTTGATGATAGCTCATCAAATTTACGTAAGATTGACCTAGAAAATGGCATGAAAGATCCACTTGAAGGTGTTGAACCAAATGGACTTGGAACTTTGCTTcctgatgatgaagatgagctTCTAGCTGGTGTAATGGATGATTTTGACCTAAGGGGGTTGCCTAGCCAATTGGAGGATTTAGAAGATTATGATCTGTTTGGCAGTGGAGGGGGGATGGAGTTGGACTTCGAACCTCAAGAGAGCCTTAGGTTTGACATATCAAAGCTTAACATATCTGATGGGGCTGCTGGGAATGGAATTCCTCACTATCTTCTTGCTAATGGTGTGGGAGCCATGGCTGGGGAACATCCATATGGTGAGCATCCTTCAAGAACACTATTTGTTCGAAACATCAATAGCAATGTTGAGGACTCTGAGTTGAGGTCTCTCTTTGAG CAATATGGGGATATCAGAACTTTATACACTGCATGTAAACATCGTGGTTTTGTGATGATATCTTACTATGATATTCGAGCTGCTCGTACTGCAATGCGTGCGTTACAAAATAAGCCCTTGAGACGAAGAAAACTGGATATTCATTTTTCGATTCCTAAG GATAATCCCTCAGAAAAAGATATAAATCAGGGAACTCTCGTGGTGTTCAATTTGGATGCTTCAGTATCCAATGATGACCTTCGTCAAATTTTTGGGGCATATGGGGAGGTCAAAGAG ATCAGAGAAACACCACACAAACGACACCATAAATTCATTGAGTTTTATGATGTTAGAGCTGCAGAGGCAGCCCTCAGAGCATTGAATAGGAGTGACATTGCTGGGAAGCGCATAAAGCTTGAACCTAGCCGCCCTGGTGGAGCACGTCGAAA CTTGATGCAGCAACTAAGTCAGGAGCTGGAACAAGATGAAGCCCAAGGTTTTCGGCATCAAGTAGGCTCGCCGGTGACCAACTCTCCTCCAG GTAACTGGGTGCAATTTGGTAGTCCAGTTGAACATAATCCTATGCATGGTTTTAGTAAGTCGCCTGGTCTGGGAACAATGAATCCTATAAACGGTAACCATTTACTTGGGTTGGCATCAATTATCCCACCTCATTTGTCTAACTCTGGAAAGATTGCCCCAATTGGTAAGGACCAAGGAAGGGCCAATCACACAAACCAGATATTTAGTAACACTGTACCAGTGCAAGGAGCACCCTTTCAGCATTCTCAATCCTTTCCTGAACAGAAGTTGAGTGCAAGTCCTGGGCCTATATCACCATTtgttgaatcaaattcaaattcttctGGTGTTGGCACTTTGTCTGGTCCTCAGTTTTTATGGGGAAGTCCCGCTCCTTACTCTGAGCGCACCAGCTCTTCTGCTTGGCCAACATCACCAGTGGGGCTTCCATTTTCATCTGGTGGACGGGGACAGGGCTTTCCGTACAGTCGGCATGGATCATTTATTGGCTCACATCATCACCATCATGTGGGATCTGCTCCTTCTGGTGTGTCCCTTGATAGACATTTTGGCTTTTTCCCAGAGTCACCAGACACATCCTTTGTGAACCCAATAACATTTGCGGGCATGGGTGTAAGTTGCAGTCATGGAGGTTATGTAATGAACTTTGGGAGTCATGTTGGTGGCCTTCCAGGAAATGTGACTGAAAATGGTTCACCTACTGTTCGAGTGATGTCATTGCCAAGGCATGGTCCGTTGCTCCTTGGAAATAGTTGTTATCCTGGACCTGCTCCAAGTAATGAGGGATTGACTGAACGTGGTCGGAGTAGGCGAGTTGATGGTAGTGTAAGCCAGATTGATAGCAAGCAGTATCAGCTTGATTTGGACAAAATCATTAGTGGGGAAGATACAAGGACAACTTTAATGATTAAAAACATCCCTAATAA GTATACTTCAAAGATGTTGCTGGCTGCCATTGATGAGAATCACGGTGGTACTTATGATTTTCTCTATTTACCAATTGATTTCAAG AATAAGTGCAATGTGGGTTACGCCTTCATCAATATGGTTTCTCCTTCACACATTATATCCTTCTATGAG GCGTTTAATGGCAAGAAATGGGAGAAGTTCAACAGTGAGAAAGTTGCATCATTGGCGTATGCCCGAATCCAGGGCAAGGCTGCTCTTGTGACACATTTCCAAAATTCAAGCCTAATGAATGAAGACAAACGATGCAGGCCAATTCTCTTTCACTCAGAGGGCCAAGAGACAGTTGATCag GAACCCTTCCTTTCAGgcaatttgaatattttcattCGTCAACCAGATGGGTCTTATGCTGGTGATTCCTTGGAAAGCTTAAAGGGTAATCTGGATGAGAAACCGGAGAAGATTTAA
- the LOC123224295 gene encoding mitogen-activated protein kinase 20-like isoform X1, which produces MQQDQRKKNSSEMEFFSEYGDASRYKIQEVIGKGSYGVVCSAIDTHTGEKVAIKKIHNIFEHISDAARILREIKLLRLLRHPDIVEIKHVMLPPSRRDFQDIYVVFELMESDLHQVIKANDDLTREHYQFFLYQLLRALKYIHTANVYHRDLKPKNILANANCKLKICDFGLARVAFNDTPTTIFWTDYVATRWYRAPELCGSFFSKYTPAIDIWSIGCIFAEVLTGKPLFPGKNVVHQLDLMTDLLGTPSLDTISRVRNDKARRYLTSMRRKQPVQFAHKFPNADPLALRLLERLLAFDPKDRPTAEEALADPYFKGLARVEREPSCQPISKMEFEFERRRVTKEDIRELIFREILEYHPQLLKDCMNGTERTNFLYPSAIDQFRKQFAHLEENGGKSWPVIPPERKHVSLPRSTIVHNQIPVNPIEQPSIASRDRQVSAEETYNKNSWESERIPVNISRTLPAPQRFPSAKPGKIEGPVVPYENTSVMKDANDRTTFIRGAALSQVVPTAHCYSNSSTGKQEKSTVMDSKGELSSQVKQESQCGKAAKLTADIAINIDSNPFFMTRAGVNKVGCCNDQVSIDTNLLQAKAQFGGIGTAATAAAGATTHRKVGTVQYGMSRMY; this is translated from the exons atgcagCAAGATCAACGCAAGAag AATTCTTCGGAGATGGAGTTTTTCTCTGAGTATGGTGACGCTAGTAGGTACAAAATTCAGGAAGTTATTGGGAAGGGAAGTTATGGTGTTGTTTGTTCAGCCATTGACACTCATACTGGTGAAAAAGtggcaattaaaaaaatacataacatTTTTGAACACATTTCTGATGCTGCTCGTATTCTTCGGGAGATAAAGTTGCTCAGACTTTTACGTCATCCTgatattgtggaaataaagcaTGTTATGCTGCCACCTTCTAGAAGGGATTTTCAAgatatttatgttgtttttgagCTCATGGAATCGGATCTCCATCAAGTCATTAAAGCCAATGATGATTTGACACGAGAACACTATCAGTTTTTCCTTTACCAGCTCCTTCGTGCATTGAAGTATATTCATACAG CAAATGTCTACCATCGAGATTTAAAACCAAAGAATATATTGGCCAATGCAAATTGTAAATTGAAAATCTGTGATTTTGGGTTAGCGAGAGTTGCATTTAATGACACGCCTACAACAATTTTCTGGACG GATTATGTTGCTACAAGATGGTATAGGGCTCCTGAGCTCTGTGGATCTTTTTTTTCTAAG TACACACCAGCTATTGATATATGGAGCATCGGTTGCATATTTGCAGAGGTGTTAACTGGGAAGCCCCTTTTCCCTGGAAAAAATGTTGTTCATCAATTGGATTTAATGACAGATCTTCTTGGCACACCCTCATTAGATACTATATCCCGG GTTAGAAACGACAAGGCAAGGAGATACTTAACTAGCATGAGGAGAAAGCAGCCAGTGCAATTTGCACATAAATTTCCAAATGCAGATCCTTTAGCTCTGCGACTGTTGGAAAGGTTGCTTGCCTTTGATCCAAAAGACCGGCCAACTGCTGAAGAG GCACTGGCAGATCCTTATTTCAAAGGACTGGCAAGAGTTGAGAGGGAGCCTTCTTGCCAGCCAATTTCAAAGATggagtttgagtttgagaggCGCAGAGTCACAAAAGAAGATATCCGAGAGCTAATTTTCCGGGAGATATTAGAATACCATCCTCAGTTACTCAAGGACTGCATGAATGGAACTGAGAGGACAAACTTCCTTTACCCAAG TGCTATTGATCAATTTAGAAAGCAGTTTGCTCATCTTGAGGAAAATGGTGGTAAGAGTTGGCCAGTAATTCCACCTGAAAGAAAGCATGTATCTCTTCCTAG GTCCACAATTGTACATAATCAAATTCCTGTAAATCCCATAGAGCAACCAAGCATTGCTTCCAGAGATCGGCAGGTGAGTGCAGAAGAAACATACAACAAGAATTCCTGGGAATCAGAAAGAATTCCTGTAAATATTTCTAGGACCTTGCCGGCACCGCAAAGATTTCCATCAG CCAAACCAGGGAAAATTGAGGGGCCAGTTGTACCATATGAGAATACAAGTGTGATGAAAGATGCTAATGATCGAACAACCTTTATTAGAGGTGCAGCCCTTTCCCAGGTGGTCCCTACTGCTCATTGTTACAGCAATTCTAGCAcaggaaaacaagaaaaatcaaCTGTGATGGATTCTAAGGGGGAATTGTCCTCGCAGGTAAAACAAGAATCTCAATGTGGCAAAGCAGCCAAACTTACAGCAGACATAGCAATCAACATTGACTCTAATCCATTTTTTATGACACGAGCTGGAGTGAATAAGGTGGGCTGTTGTAATGACCAAGTTTCCATCGACACAAATCTGTTGCAAGCAAAAGCTCAGTTTGGTGGAATTGGCACTGCAGCAACAGCCGCAGCCGGTGCCACTACTCATAGAAAGGTGGGAACGGTTCAGTATGGTATGTCAAGGATGTATTAG
- the LOC123224295 gene encoding mitogen-activated protein kinase 20-like isoform X2: protein MQQDQRKKNSSEMEFFSEYGDASRYKIQEVIGKGSYGVVCSAIDTHTGEKVAIKKIHNIFEHISDAARILREIKLLRLLRHPDIVEIKHVMLPPSRRDFQDIYVVFELMESDLHQVIKANDDLTREHYQFFLYQLLRALKYIHTANVYHRDLKPKNILANANCKLKICDFGLARVAFNDTPTTIFWTDYVATRWYRAPELCGSFFSKYTPAIDIWSIGCIFAEVLTGKPLFPGKNVVHQLDLMTDLLGTPSLDTISRVRNDKARRYLTSMRRKQPVQFAHKFPNADPLALRLLERLLAFDPKDRPTAEEALADPYFKGLARVEREPSCQPISKMEFEFERRRVTKEDIRELIFREILEYHPQLLKDCMNGTERTNFLYPSAIDQFRKQFAHLEENGGKSWPVIPPERKHVSLPRSTIVHNQIPVNPIEQPSIASRDRQVSAEETYNKNSWESERIPVNISRTLPAPQRFPSAKPGKIEGPVVPYENTSVMKDANDRTTFIRGAALSQVKQESQCGKAAKLTADIAINIDSNPFFMTRAGVNKVGCCNDQVSIDTNLLQAKAQFGGIGTAATAAAGATTHRKVGTVQYGMSRMY from the exons atgcagCAAGATCAACGCAAGAag AATTCTTCGGAGATGGAGTTTTTCTCTGAGTATGGTGACGCTAGTAGGTACAAAATTCAGGAAGTTATTGGGAAGGGAAGTTATGGTGTTGTTTGTTCAGCCATTGACACTCATACTGGTGAAAAAGtggcaattaaaaaaatacataacatTTTTGAACACATTTCTGATGCTGCTCGTATTCTTCGGGAGATAAAGTTGCTCAGACTTTTACGTCATCCTgatattgtggaaataaagcaTGTTATGCTGCCACCTTCTAGAAGGGATTTTCAAgatatttatgttgtttttgagCTCATGGAATCGGATCTCCATCAAGTCATTAAAGCCAATGATGATTTGACACGAGAACACTATCAGTTTTTCCTTTACCAGCTCCTTCGTGCATTGAAGTATATTCATACAG CAAATGTCTACCATCGAGATTTAAAACCAAAGAATATATTGGCCAATGCAAATTGTAAATTGAAAATCTGTGATTTTGGGTTAGCGAGAGTTGCATTTAATGACACGCCTACAACAATTTTCTGGACG GATTATGTTGCTACAAGATGGTATAGGGCTCCTGAGCTCTGTGGATCTTTTTTTTCTAAG TACACACCAGCTATTGATATATGGAGCATCGGTTGCATATTTGCAGAGGTGTTAACTGGGAAGCCCCTTTTCCCTGGAAAAAATGTTGTTCATCAATTGGATTTAATGACAGATCTTCTTGGCACACCCTCATTAGATACTATATCCCGG GTTAGAAACGACAAGGCAAGGAGATACTTAACTAGCATGAGGAGAAAGCAGCCAGTGCAATTTGCACATAAATTTCCAAATGCAGATCCTTTAGCTCTGCGACTGTTGGAAAGGTTGCTTGCCTTTGATCCAAAAGACCGGCCAACTGCTGAAGAG GCACTGGCAGATCCTTATTTCAAAGGACTGGCAAGAGTTGAGAGGGAGCCTTCTTGCCAGCCAATTTCAAAGATggagtttgagtttgagaggCGCAGAGTCACAAAAGAAGATATCCGAGAGCTAATTTTCCGGGAGATATTAGAATACCATCCTCAGTTACTCAAGGACTGCATGAATGGAACTGAGAGGACAAACTTCCTTTACCCAAG TGCTATTGATCAATTTAGAAAGCAGTTTGCTCATCTTGAGGAAAATGGTGGTAAGAGTTGGCCAGTAATTCCACCTGAAAGAAAGCATGTATCTCTTCCTAG GTCCACAATTGTACATAATCAAATTCCTGTAAATCCCATAGAGCAACCAAGCATTGCTTCCAGAGATCGGCAGGTGAGTGCAGAAGAAACATACAACAAGAATTCCTGGGAATCAGAAAGAATTCCTGTAAATATTTCTAGGACCTTGCCGGCACCGCAAAGATTTCCATCAG CCAAACCAGGGAAAATTGAGGGGCCAGTTGTACCATATGAGAATACAAGTGTGATGAAAGATGCTAATGATCGAACAACCTTTATTAGAGGTGCAGCCCTTTCCCAG GTAAAACAAGAATCTCAATGTGGCAAAGCAGCCAAACTTACAGCAGACATAGCAATCAACATTGACTCTAATCCATTTTTTATGACACGAGCTGGAGTGAATAAGGTGGGCTGTTGTAATGACCAAGTTTCCATCGACACAAATCTGTTGCAAGCAAAAGCTCAGTTTGGTGGAATTGGCACTGCAGCAACAGCCGCAGCCGGTGCCACTACTCATAGAAAGGTGGGAACGGTTCAGTATGGTATGTCAAGGATGTATTAG
- the LOC123224296 gene encoding transcription factor PAR2-like, whose protein sequence is MEQALSSTISIPTFRRSERKTKAKTHMKSETYSRCRKRGEINTSSSSFQRMKRIDTKVHDKVSGTSEEEEEEDEGEKGEVERKIVALQRIVPGGESLGVDKLFEETAEYILALQCQIKAMKALASFIQGLEKEKRKFGG, encoded by the coding sequence ATGGAGCAGGCGCTAAGTTCAACAATCTCCATACCCACATTTCGGAGGAGTGAAAGAAAGACAAAAGCAAAAACCCACATGAAATCTGAGACTTATTCTCGGTGTAGAAAGAGAGGTGAAATTAATACTAGTAGCAGTAGTTTTCAGCGGATGAAAAGAATAGACACGAAGGTTCATGACAAAGTGAGTGGTActagtgaagaagaagaagaagaagatgaaggtgAGAAGGGTGAAGTGGAGAGAAAGATTGTCGCATTGCAAAGGATTGTACCGGGAGGAGAGTCACTAGGAGTTGATAAGTTGTTTGAAGAAACGGCTGAGTATATATTGGCTTTACAATGTCAGATTAAAGCCATGAAAGCTCTCGCAAGTTTTATTCAAGGCTTGGAGAAGGAGAAGAGGAAATTTGGGGGCTGA
- the LOC123224499 gene encoding peroxisomal and mitochondrial division factor 1-like has protein sequence MAERETVHNGVASTETENQTAESFYDLDQENQIAELTRKTEVLEEENREMKENIKNLTIEIEGSEEDKKVFESIAARAFELETEVSRLQHDLITAMSAGDEAIAEVAELKTNLREKVVKLEGLEKEIDGLKSEKADSEKKVRELERKIGTLEVRELEEKSKRVRVEEELREKIDEKESEISGFKKKVKDLESELDKWKVEKKSVEGSLKESVSKSKEMEVKISELEKEIEKAKAVISGLKEKTLDGFNGNVRDFKPSVDDGRKSLNLQWPIVAATASVLAVAVVGVCYARRR, from the coding sequence ATGGCAGAGCGAGAGACTGTCCACAACGGCGTTGCATCAACTGAGACAGAGAATCAGACGGCGGAGAGTTTCTACGATCTGGATCAAGAAAACCAAATAGCTGAACTGACGAGAAAGACGGAAGTGCTTGAAGAAGAGAACCGAGAAATGAAGGAGAATATTAAGAACCTAACGATTGAAATTGAAGGATCTGAAGAGGATAAGAAAGTTTTCGAATCAATTGCTGCTCGAGCTTTTGAATTGGAAACTGAGGTTTCGAGACTCCAACATGACCTGATAACGGCGATGAGCGCAGGGGATGAAGCGATTGCTGAGGTGGCTGAGTTAAAGACGAATTTAAGAGAGAAAGTAGTGAAATTGGAGGGATTAGAGAAAGAAATTGATGGGTTAAAGAGTGAGAAAGCTGATAGTGAGAAGAAAGTGAGGGAGTTGGAAAGAAAAATTGGGACTTTGGAAGTGAGGGAATTGGAAGAGAAGAGCAAAAGGGTAAGAGTTGAAGAGGAATTGAGGGAGAAAATAGATGAAAAAGAGAGTGAAATTAGTGGGTTTAAGAAGAAAGTTAAGGATTTGGAGTCTGAATTGGATAAGTGGAAGGTTGAGAAGAAGTCAGTGGAGGGAAGTTTGAAGGAATCAGTAAGCAAATCTAAGGAAATGGAGGTCAAGATTTCTGAATTGGAGAAAGAGATAGAGAAGGCGAAGGCGGTGATTAGTGGACTCAAGGAGAAGACATTGGATGGTTTTAATGGGAATGTGAGGGATTTTAAACCCTCTGTTGATGATGGACGGAAGAGTTTAAACTTGCAATGGCCGATTGTGGCTGCGACTGCTTCTGTTCTTGCCGTTGCTGTGGTTGGTGTTTGCTATGCGAGGCGGAGGTGA
- the LOC123224115 gene encoding uncharacterized protein LOC123224115, with protein MEESSNGELEEIQKLKSQEEDKKVVVEESGEGKAEAESVREVVVNGNSESVNDDRDGEAEPVEISPQVVDSVELQEEKTVIDSVVDPIETEVSLAEELTEDVEVAVEISETPDDVAGSESKESEVNISQSLEESNGVSADETNDLSKAIKEETLPSSNESNGVSQVVTEVVSEKIGEIILPPFEENGEVPPAISDVVSKKTEETKLPVLEQNTEKSSNAAYSESRGKVDEPNQTMADLDSVVDTSNPCESVNKPEIPGSTGNPPIISLSRRNFRPTSWRSCCGLLDILRRSDR; from the exons ATGGAAGAATCATCAAATGGGGAATTAGAGGAGATCCAGAAATTGAAGTCACAGGAGGAGGATAAGAAAGTGGTTGTTGAAGAGTCAGGAGAGGGTAAAGCAGAAGCCGAATCTGTGAGAGAAGTTGTTGTTAATGGGAATTCTGAGTCTGTAAATGATGACCGTGATGGAGAGGCAGAACCCGTTGAGATTAGTCCTCAGGTTGTGGATTCAGTGGAATTACAGGAGGAGAAAACTGTTATCGACTCAGTTGTTGATCCAATTGAAACAGAGGTTTCCCTTGCAGAAGAGTTGACAGAGGATGTTGAAGTAGCGGTTGAGATATCAGAGACTCCTGATGATGTTGCTGGATCAGAATCCAAGGAATCGGAAGTCAACATTTCGCAGTCTTTGGAGGAGAGCAATGGTGTTTCTGCGGATGAAACAAATGACTTGTCCAAGGCGATTAAAGAAGAAACTTTGCCTTCTTCTAATGAGAGCAATGGGGTTTCTCAAGTTGTAACGGAGGTTGTGTCAGAGAAAATTGGAGAAATAATTTTGCCCCCTTTTGAGGAGAATGGTGAGGTTCCTCCAGCTATAAGTGATGTCGTCTCAAAGAAAACTGAGGAAACAAAATTGCCTGTTTTGGAACAGAATACTGAGAAGTCATCCAACGCTGCTTATTCGGAATCCAGGGGAAAAGTTGATGAACCAAACCAGACAATGGCAGATTTAGACAGTGTTGTCGACACCAGCAATCCCTGTGAATCGGTTAATAAGCCTGAGATTCCTGGAAGCACTGGAAATCCG CCTATTATATCTTTGTCCCGGCGCAACTTCCGACCAACTTCCTGGAGAAGCTGCTGTGGACTTCTTGATATTCTCCGTCGCTCCGACAGATAA